The following are encoded in a window of uncultured Ilyobacter sp. genomic DNA:
- a CDS encoding type II secretion system protein produces MKKGFTILELIIVIGALSLFFVMAVPRLSDVRDSTKAARVQKELVGMRIALEEYYTSTGEYPDLLAEGVKDNLELVKGESIGGKKVNFAQFLGKKSIPKTPKADLIEESNRVIDQGDTGNDGVGGWKYNYSGKTGEIHANLPDNTYNQLIKWSEE; encoded by the coding sequence TTGAAAAAAGGTTTTACTATCTTGGAACTGATAATTGTGATTGGGGCTTTATCTCTGTTTTTTGTGATGGCGGTACCGAGGCTCAGTGATGTGAGGGATTCTACTAAAGCGGCAAGAGTGCAGAAAGAACTTGTGGGAATGAGGATAGCTCTAGAGGAGTACTATACATCAACAGGGGAGTATCCTGATCTCTTGGCGGAAGGTGTGAAGGATAATCTAGAGCTTGTAAAGGGAGAGAGTATAGGGGGTAAGAAGGTAAATTTTGCACAGTTTCTAGGGAAAAAAAGTATACCTAAGACCCCAAAAGCTGATCTTATAGAGGAGAGCAACAGGGTAATAGACCAAGGGGATACCGGAAATGACGGTGTAGGGGGATGGAAATATAATTACAGTGGGAAGACGGGAGAGATACATGCAAATCTTCCTGACAATACATATAATCAGCTTATAAAGTGGAGTGAAGAATAG
- the dprA gene encoding DNA-processing protein DprA, which translates to MEWYRLRVAGVKDSVIRKFMKSFDNYWDIFKLDGSQMERYYGLNLEEVRLVMDSHKMEAELEKEMNTLEKSRIRLMSFHDSGYPIFLKNIASPPVFLYIKGKGEFSEKSIGVVGTRKMTTYGQRACEKIITDLVDGGVTTVSGLALGIDAVCHSKTLEKNGNSIAVVGNGLDLIYPQENRKIWERMEREGTIISEFPLGTRPNHYNFPLRNRIIAGLSKGVVVVESMSKGGSLITAGLALEEGRDVFAVPGDIFSPSSEGCNELIKRSEAKLILSGMDILKEYGWEREKEPTTQEKHENLHGKEEIVFNVLKKEMNLDELIMSTSIRAGELLALLMELELKGLICGAPGGKYRRKVV; encoded by the coding sequence ATGGAATGGTATAGGCTCAGGGTGGCAGGTGTAAAGGATTCTGTTATAAGAAAATTCATGAAAAGCTTTGATAACTACTGGGATATATTTAAATTGGATGGATCACAGATGGAGAGATACTATGGTCTTAACCTGGAAGAGGTAAGGCTTGTCATGGATTCTCATAAGATGGAGGCAGAGCTGGAAAAAGAGATGAATACTTTGGAGAAAAGCAGAATAAGACTTATGAGTTTTCATGACAGTGGATATCCTATTTTTCTCAAAAATATAGCATCTCCTCCTGTCTTCCTCTATATAAAAGGGAAGGGAGAGTTTAGTGAAAAGAGTATAGGGGTCGTCGGCACGAGAAAGATGACTACCTATGGACAGAGGGCCTGTGAAAAGATAATAACGGATCTTGTAGATGGAGGTGTAACAACTGTGAGTGGGCTGGCTCTTGGAATAGATGCTGTTTGCCACAGTAAAACTCTAGAAAAAAATGGAAACAGCATAGCCGTAGTAGGGAACGGGCTAGATCTAATATACCCGCAGGAAAATAGAAAAATATGGGAAAGAATGGAGAGGGAGGGGACGATTATAAGTGAGTTCCCTCTTGGAACAAGACCGAACCATTATAATTTTCCACTGAGAAACAGGATAATAGCAGGGCTTAGTAAAGGGGTAGTAGTGGTAGAAAGTATGTCTAAAGGCGGTAGTCTTATTACGGCAGGACTTGCCTTAGAAGAGGGGAGAGACGTATTTGCAGTTCCAGGTGATATTTTTTCTCCATCTTCAGAGGGATGCAATGAACTCATAAAGAGAAGTGAAGCTAAACTCATACTTTCAGGTATGGATATTTTGAAAGAGTATGGCTGGGAAAGAGAAAAAGAACCTACCACCCAAGAGAAGCATGAAAATCTCCATGGAAAAGAAGAAATTGTTTTTAATGTTTTAAAAAAGGAAATGAACCTTGATGAACTTATAATGTCTACAAGTATAAGGGCTGGAGAGTTGTTGGCACTTCTTATGGAGCTGGAATTAAAGGGCCTTATATGTGGAGCTCCCGGGGGTAAATATAGACGAAAAGTCGTCTAA
- a CDS encoding tyrosine-type recombinase/integrase, whose protein sequence is MEPVLLDKLIKDFIYFEEFGDGKSLNTIKSFKKDLGQLRDYLGRKENINNPKDIKEMALRGFLVELQKENIGKRSLNRKISSLRTFFKYLKNHGHIEKNPTILLTGPAFKAELPEILTKDEIDRIRDVIDTKKTNGIRDRLIVELLYSSGIRTGELLSLGESVFDMEKRQLRVKGGKQPRIVFFSERSREYLKRYVESKKKKYGEKYTEDILFVNGSGTRISDRSLRRIVERYAKKAEIEKEISPHTFRHTFGVYMLTHGMSLMHLQELMGHVSVESTKIYEEFVNKPKILKGYNNYL, encoded by the coding sequence ATGGAACCTGTTTTATTAGACAAACTTATAAAAGATTTTATATATTTTGAGGAATTTGGAGATGGGAAAAGCCTGAACACCATAAAATCCTTTAAAAAAGACCTAGGGCAGCTGAGAGATTATCTTGGCAGAAAAGAGAATATAAATAATCCTAAAGATATAAAGGAGATGGCTCTCAGAGGTTTTTTAGTGGAACTGCAAAAAGAAAATATAGGAAAAAGATCTCTCAACAGGAAGATATCTTCCCTTAGAACTTTTTTTAAATATCTAAAAAATCATGGGCATATAGAAAAAAATCCGACGATTCTTCTCACAGGACCGGCTTTTAAGGCAGAACTTCCTGAAATCCTGACTAAAGATGAGATAGACAGAATCAGAGATGTCATCGATACAAAGAAGACAAACGGCATCAGAGACAGGCTCATCGTGGAACTTTTGTACTCTAGCGGTATAAGAACCGGGGAACTCCTCTCTCTGGGAGAAAGTGTCTTTGATATGGAAAAGAGACAGCTTAGAGTCAAAGGAGGGAAACAGCCTAGAATTGTGTTCTTCAGTGAAAGAAGCAGGGAATATCTTAAAAGATATGTGGAATCAAAGAAAAAAAAGTATGGAGAAAAATATACAGAAGATATACTCTTTGTCAATGGTTCTGGGACCCGAATAAGTGACAGGTCTCTCAGAAGAATAGTGGAAAGATACGCTAAGAAGGCCGAAATAGAAAAAGAGATAAGCCCCCATACTTTTAGGCATACCTTCGGGGTGTACATGCTGACTCACGGAATGAGTCTCATGCATTTGCAAGAGCTCATGGGACACGTGAGTGTGGAGAGCACAAAAATATATGAAGAGTTTGTAAACAAACCCAAGATTTTAAAAGGATATAATAATTACTTATAG
- the trmFO gene encoding methylenetetrahydrofolate--tRNA-(uracil(54)-C(5))-methyltransferase (FADH(2)-oxidizing) TrmFO has translation MVKEIVIIGGGLAGSEAAYQLAKRGIKVKLYEMRPVKNTEAHKSDKFGELVCSNSLGSNATSNASGLMKEELRQLGSFLMNVADRHKVPAGQALAVDREGFSQEITETLENMENIEIIREELTEIPEDGIVLIASGPLSSDSISEEIKKITEDEYLYFYDAAAPIIAFDSIDKEKVYFQSRYDKGDGEYINCPMNIEEYTNFYNELINAERAPLKEFEEEKLFEACMPVEKMAERGEKTLLFGPLKPKGLTNPKHPDIKDYAVIQLRQDDKDGRLYNMVGFQTNLKWGEQKRVFSMIPGLENADFVRYGVMHRNTFINSTKLLKTTLNLKSNENIYFAGQITGSEGYVAAMATGMMAAINIANRLEGKEEFVLDDRSAIGAIIKYITEEKKNFQPIGPNIGILRPLDGKKIRDKRERYSKVAERALDYLKKKLN, from the coding sequence ATGGTAAAAGAAATAGTAATAATAGGAGGGGGGCTCGCAGGAAGTGAGGCGGCCTATCAACTAGCTAAAAGAGGAATAAAGGTAAAACTTTATGAGATGAGGCCTGTAAAAAATACAGAGGCACACAAGAGTGATAAGTTTGGAGAGCTTGTATGCAGTAACTCCCTTGGATCTAATGCAACTTCTAATGCATCTGGACTGATGAAGGAGGAGCTGAGACAGCTCGGATCATTTCTGATGAATGTAGCCGATAGACATAAGGTACCTGCAGGGCAGGCACTGGCTGTAGACAGGGAAGGGTTTTCTCAAGAGATAACGGAAACCTTGGAAAATATGGAAAACATAGAGATAATAAGAGAGGAACTCACAGAGATACCAGAGGATGGAATAGTCCTCATTGCCAGTGGACCTCTTTCGTCAGACAGTATATCAGAAGAGATCAAAAAGATAACAGAAGACGAGTATCTTTATTTCTATGATGCAGCGGCTCCTATAATAGCCTTTGATTCTATAGATAAGGAGAAGGTATATTTCCAGTCAAGATATGACAAGGGTGACGGTGAGTATATAAACTGCCCTATGAATATAGAGGAGTATACAAATTTTTACAATGAACTCATAAATGCAGAGAGAGCTCCATTAAAGGAATTTGAAGAGGAAAAACTTTTTGAAGCCTGTATGCCTGTGGAAAAGATGGCAGAAAGAGGAGAAAAAACTCTTCTGTTTGGTCCGCTGAAACCAAAGGGCCTCACTAATCCTAAACATCCAGATATAAAGGATTATGCTGTAATTCAGCTGAGACAAGATGATAAAGACGGCAGACTCTACAACATGGTAGGATTTCAGACAAACCTCAAGTGGGGAGAGCAGAAAAGAGTCTTTTCTATGATACCAGGTCTTGAAAATGCAGACTTTGTGAGATATGGTGTCATGCACAGAAACACCTTCATAAACTCTACAAAACTTCTCAAAACTACACTTAATCTGAAATCTAATGAGAATATATATTTTGCAGGACAAATCACAGGAAGTGAGGGTTATGTAGCTGCTATGGCTACTGGGATGATGGCTGCCATCAATATAGCCAACAGACTAGAAGGAAAAGAGGAATTTGTACTAGATGACAGAAGTGCTATAGGGGCGATAATCAAGTACATTACAGAAGAGAAAAAGAATTTTCAGCCTATAGGGCCTAATATAGGGATATTGAGACCTCTTGACGGCAAGAAGATCAGGGATAAGAGAGAACGTTATTCAAAGGTGGCAGAAAGAGCCCTGGATTATTTAAAGAAAAAGTTAAATTAG
- the yqeH gene encoding ribosome biogenesis GTPase YqeH, which produces MVKIKKCIGCGIELQKESSEKQGFIPKTVLESRKDIYCQRCFKIKNYGEYLPVEMTKEDYRKEVGKEAERADVVLAVFDIIDFEGSFDDEILDILREKESIIAINKLDLVPGEKHPSEVSDWVKNRLADEGIAPLDIAILSAKSGYGVNGIIRKLRHFFPERAKVMVLGTTNVGKSSIINGLLGDKKVTTSKYPGTTLKSLENIIPGTKLTLIDTPGLIPEGRVSDMVCEECNLKIVPANEISRKTFKLEKDRVLMFGGLLWIKIMDSEKAIFSAFASKDVSFHETNEGRLEDLLRDHSGDAISPPCEKCRDAYAALLMKKEEWTIEAGEELVFKGLGWISVKRGPLTIEVTIPEGAEIILRDAFIKPRRA; this is translated from the coding sequence TTGGTAAAAATAAAAAAATGTATCGGCTGTGGAATAGAGCTACAGAAAGAAAGCTCTGAAAAGCAGGGGTTTATTCCAAAAACTGTCTTAGAGAGCAGAAAAGATATCTACTGTCAAAGATGTTTTAAAATAAAAAATTACGGAGAATATCTCCCTGTGGAGATGACAAAGGAAGATTACAGAAAAGAGGTAGGTAAGGAAGCTGAAAGAGCTGACGTGGTTCTTGCTGTTTTTGATATAATCGATTTTGAAGGATCATTTGATGATGAGATACTGGATATTCTGAGAGAGAAGGAATCTATAATAGCAATAAACAAGCTCGACCTTGTACCAGGTGAGAAGCATCCATCTGAAGTGTCGGACTGGGTAAAAAACAGACTGGCAGATGAGGGAATAGCACCTCTAGACATAGCTATACTCAGTGCAAAAAGCGGATACGGGGTAAACGGAATAATCAGAAAACTCAGACACTTTTTCCCTGAAAGGGCAAAGGTTATGGTACTAGGGACTACAAACGTAGGTAAGTCAAGCATAATAAACGGACTTCTGGGAGACAAAAAGGTGACGACCTCTAAATATCCTGGAACTACCTTGAAAAGTCTTGAGAACATTATTCCAGGGACAAAGCTGACTCTGATAGACACCCCTGGGCTTATACCAGAGGGAAGGGTTTCGGACATGGTATGTGAAGAGTGCAATCTCAAAATAGTACCTGCCAACGAAATATCCAGAAAAACCTTTAAGCTTGAAAAAGACAGAGTTCTTATGTTTGGAGGACTGCTTTGGATAAAGATAATGGATTCTGAAAAGGCGATATTCTCTGCCTTTGCATCTAAGGATGTAAGCTTTCATGAGACAAATGAAGGAAGGCTAGAGGATCTGCTAAGAGACCACTCTGGAGATGCCATATCGCCTCCTTGTGAAAAGTGCAGGGATGCTTATGCAGCTCTTTTAATGAAAAAGGAGGAGTGGACTATAGAGGCCGGAGAGGAGCTTGTATTCAAAGGCCTTGGATGGATCTCTGTAAAGAGGGGACCTCTGACTATAGAGGTTACTATTCCAGAAGGGGCAGAAATAATCTTAAGGGATGCCTTTATCAAACCAAGAAGAGCATAA
- a CDS encoding FAD-dependent protein — protein MKYDIIFVGGGQANVFGAYEAITKNPDLKILIVDKGRMLKERICPKEKTDECVKCPTCAIIYGISGAGAYSDSKFNMDYRVGGDVHTVAGKQLVNDTINYVADIYKKFGFDEEPVGIKYNEEMEEIKRRCIENNVQLVDTPTMHLGTDGSRELYTRLVDYLLENGVKFLTGHGIEELVIEGDRVKGVVVSGKKPETIYSDNVVMGVGRSGAKKMMKLCQKHGIEYTTGAIDVGVRVEVPDVVMKDINKNFYEAKMVYYTEKYRDKMRTFCSNPSGFIAVEKHSDDVILANGHAYKDKKSINTNLALLCTKTFTHPFSHPFEYATAIAKMSSMLTGGKILMQSYGDLKAGRRSTEERLSRLNIIPTTDDYVAGDIALACPKRILDNIIEFIEVHDKITPGFASSDLLLYFPEIKFRSTRVAINEHMETSIKGFYSVGDSSGYGSGLNIAAVMGILATRDIIGK, from the coding sequence ATGAAATATGATATTATTTTTGTAGGCGGGGGACAGGCAAATGTTTTTGGAGCTTATGAAGCGATAACAAAGAATCCGGATTTGAAAATTCTTATCGTAGATAAGGGAAGAATGCTAAAGGAGAGAATCTGCCCCAAAGAAAAAACAGATGAGTGTGTGAAGTGTCCTACTTGTGCCATAATATATGGGATAAGCGGAGCCGGAGCATACTCAGATTCGAAATTTAATATGGATTACAGAGTGGGCGGAGATGTCCATACAGTTGCAGGGAAACAGCTTGTAAATGATACGATAAATTATGTAGCGGATATTTATAAAAAGTTTGGGTTTGATGAAGAACCTGTAGGAATAAAGTACAACGAGGAAATGGAAGAGATAAAAAGAAGATGTATAGAAAATAATGTGCAGCTTGTGGATACACCTACCATGCACCTAGGGACAGACGGCTCTAGAGAACTGTATACGAGGCTCGTGGATTACCTCCTGGAAAATGGAGTGAAGTTTCTAACTGGTCACGGTATAGAGGAGCTAGTGATAGAAGGTGACCGTGTAAAAGGGGTAGTGGTATCTGGAAAGAAACCGGAAACAATTTACTCAGATAATGTAGTCATGGGAGTGGGAAGAAGCGGAGCTAAGAAAATGATGAAGCTCTGCCAAAAGCACGGGATAGAATACACTACAGGGGCAATAGATGTAGGTGTAAGGGTAGAGGTACCAGATGTAGTAATGAAAGATATAAACAAAAATTTTTATGAGGCCAAGATGGTGTATTACACTGAAAAATACAGAGATAAGATGAGAACATTTTGCAGCAATCCCAGCGGATTCATCGCCGTGGAGAAACACAGCGACGATGTGATATTAGCCAACGGCCATGCATATAAGGATAAGAAGTCTATAAACACAAATTTGGCTCTTCTTTGTACGAAGACTTTTACACATCCATTCAGTCACCCTTTTGAGTATGCCACTGCCATAGCAAAAATGTCCTCTATGCTAACAGGGGGTAAAATACTGATGCAGTCATACGGAGACCTGAAGGCTGGGAGAAGGTCAACTGAGGAGAGGCTGTCTAGGCTGAATATAATCCCCACAACAGATGACTATGTGGCAGGGGACATAGCTCTGGCATGCCCTAAAAGGATATTAGATAATATTATAGAGTTTATAGAGGTTCATGACAAAATAACTCCTGGTTTTGCATCCAGTGATCTTCTGCTTTACTTCCCAGAGATAAAGTTTAGAAGTACAAGAGTTGCTATAAATGAGCATATGGAAACCAGCATAAAAGGGTTTTACTCTGTGGGAGACAGCTCAGGATACGGAAGCGGTCTGAATATAGCGGCAGTAATGGGGATACTTGCAACTAGGGATATAATAGGAAAATAA
- a CDS encoding prepilin-type N-terminal cleavage/methylation domain-containing protein produces MKKKGFTLIELMVVIAIIGLLAAIALPKFSDVTSQAKVANVQGNLSSLRTSISMFYAKTETYPDFITDNAYGTLASIEGTDSNGDTVDFTEFYNKTILPDTPAFNAAADGTKVDATNVTTAIGTDDGGWVYTVTDGTILADLATGTYVSGTVWDEQ; encoded by the coding sequence ATGAAGAAAAAAGGATTTACTTTAATTGAACTTATGGTAGTAATCGCTATCATAGGACTACTGGCAGCAATAGCTTTACCGAAATTCAGTGATGTAACATCTCAGGCAAAAGTGGCAAATGTGCAGGGGAACTTATCATCTTTAAGAACATCGATATCTATGTTCTACGCTAAAACGGAAACTTATCCTGATTTTATTACTGATAATGCTTATGGCACTCTTGCATCAATTGAAGGAACTGATTCTAATGGTGATACTGTTGATTTTACTGAGTTTTATAATAAAACTATACTGCCTGACACACCAGCCTTTAATGCTGCAGCTGATGGAACTAAAGTTGACGCAACTAATGTAACAACAGCGATAGGAACTGATGACGGTGGTTGGGTGTATACTGTTACTGATGGTACAATATTAGCTGACCTTGCTACTGGGACATATGTTTCAGGAACAGTCTGGGACGAGCAATAA
- the topA gene encoding type I DNA topoisomerase — MAKKNLVIVESPAKAKTIEKILGRNYEVTASFGHIRDLPKSKIGVDIENNFEPSYSTIKGKGEITKALRALAKKSDKVFLASDPDREGEAIAWHIAHILKLDENESNRIEFNEITKTAIKDAVKNPRKIDIDRVNAQQARRILDRLVGYKISPLLWKIISSNTSAGRVQSVALKLICDLEDSIKKFIPEKYWEVSGDFTGGINLNLNKIDDKKVDKIKNEDIIKELKKEIPGKSFEVASAKISDRTKKPPLPLKTSTLQQLASSYLGFSASKTMRVAQTLYEGLNIDGNLKGLITYMRTDSTRISDEAKESAKVFIEEKYGKEYVGNYTEKKGKGKIQDAHEAVRPTDVLLEPLKIEKHLNTDQFKLYRLIWERFVISQLAPVKFKQFELLTNYDKYEFRGVANKIIFDGYYKVFKGEDEIESVDFPSISQGDILILEKLGVKEGITKAPARLTESSLVKKLESEGIGRPSTYASIIETLKKREYVVSEGKSFVPTSLGYEVKENLEENFPHILNVKFTAEMEEKLDRIEEGDLDWKETLKEFYDDLSKYLTVFEKKVEEMENRIIFSDVPCPCGKGKMLMKSGRFGRYLKCEDEECQEKISLKGIDIPKDQIEKGEIIVNEVVQEREKLKRGKPTDVYTDKGANLFLKAGRFGSYLESENFAEDEIRTPLPSEVRKLLAENRIIEKDGIVQLNYILKKIEEEEAELIRKAGPCEKCGSPFEIKRGRWGKFLACTGYPECKNIRKLPNDKKKDTDKKK, encoded by the coding sequence TTGGCGAAAAAAAATCTAGTTATTGTTGAGTCGCCTGCCAAGGCAAAGACCATAGAAAAAATACTGGGAAGAAATTATGAGGTTACAGCCTCTTTCGGACATATAAGAGATCTGCCTAAAAGTAAGATAGGCGTTGATATAGAAAATAATTTTGAACCATCTTATTCTACAATCAAGGGTAAGGGTGAGATCACAAAGGCTCTCAGAGCTTTGGCGAAGAAATCAGATAAGGTCTTCCTAGCGTCCGATCCGGATAGAGAGGGAGAAGCCATAGCCTGGCATATTGCCCATATTTTAAAATTGGATGAAAACGAGTCCAACAGAATAGAATTTAACGAAATAACCAAAACAGCCATCAAAGATGCAGTTAAAAATCCTAGAAAAATAGATATTGACAGAGTAAACGCACAACAGGCCAGGAGAATATTAGACAGGCTGGTAGGGTACAAAATAAGCCCCCTTCTCTGGAAAATAATATCATCAAATACAAGTGCAGGAAGAGTCCAGTCAGTTGCACTGAAACTGATCTGCGACCTTGAAGACAGTATAAAAAAGTTTATCCCGGAAAAATATTGGGAGGTATCTGGTGATTTTACCGGAGGAATAAATCTGAATCTAAATAAAATAGATGATAAGAAAGTTGATAAAATAAAAAACGAAGATATAATAAAAGAATTGAAAAAAGAGATTCCTGGAAAATCCTTTGAGGTGGCCAGTGCCAAAATATCAGACAGGACTAAGAAACCTCCTCTCCCCCTTAAAACAAGTACACTTCAGCAGCTAGCTTCATCTTATTTAGGATTTTCAGCATCGAAGACAATGAGGGTTGCTCAGACTCTTTATGAAGGACTTAATATAGACGGGAACTTAAAGGGTCTTATAACATATATGAGAACAGATTCCACAAGAATATCTGATGAGGCTAAAGAGAGTGCCAAGGTCTTTATTGAGGAAAAATACGGAAAAGAGTATGTGGGAAATTATACAGAGAAAAAAGGTAAGGGCAAGATACAGGATGCCCATGAGGCAGTAAGACCTACGGACGTACTGCTAGAACCCTTGAAAATAGAGAAACATCTGAACACAGATCAGTTTAAACTTTACCGTCTCATATGGGAGAGGTTTGTTATTTCACAGCTGGCCCCGGTAAAGTTTAAACAGTTTGAGCTTCTAACAAATTACGATAAATATGAGTTCAGAGGCGTGGCAAACAAAATAATTTTTGACGGTTACTATAAGGTGTTTAAAGGTGAAGATGAGATAGAGTCGGTGGACTTTCCATCTATATCTCAGGGAGATATCCTTATCCTTGAAAAACTAGGGGTAAAAGAGGGGATCACAAAGGCGCCTGCAAGACTGACAGAATCCTCTCTTGTAAAAAAATTGGAATCAGAGGGGATCGGAAGACCGTCTACCTATGCATCTATAATAGAAACCCTTAAAAAGAGAGAATATGTAGTGAGCGAAGGTAAAAGTTTTGTGCCTACATCACTGGGATATGAGGTCAAGGAAAACCTTGAGGAGAACTTTCCTCATATACTCAATGTAAAATTTACCGCTGAGATGGAGGAGAAGCTTGACCGTATAGAGGAGGGTGATCTCGACTGGAAAGAAACTCTGAAGGAGTTCTATGATGATCTTTCAAAGTATCTGACAGTATTTGAAAAAAAGGTAGAAGAGATGGAAAACAGAATCATTTTTTCAGATGTACCATGTCCATGCGGGAAGGGTAAAATGCTCATGAAAAGCGGAAGATTCGGAAGATATCTCAAATGCGAAGATGAAGAGTGTCAGGAAAAAATCTCCTTAAAAGGCATAGATATCCCCAAAGATCAGATAGAAAAAGGTGAGATAATAGTCAATGAGGTAGTACAGGAAAGAGAAAAGTTAAAAAGAGGAAAACCCACAGATGTCTATACAGACAAGGGAGCCAATCTTTTCCTAAAGGCCGGAAGATTCGGAAGTTATCTTGAAAGCGAAAACTTTGCAGAGGATGAGATCAGAACTCCTCTTCCTTCTGAAGTAAGAAAGCTTCTTGCAGAAAACAGGATAATAGAGAAAGACGGAATTGTACAACTGAACTATATTTTGAAAAAAATAGAAGAGGAAGAGGCGGAGCTTATTAGAAAAGCTGGACCTTGTGAAAAATGTGGAAGCCCTTTTGAAATAAAAAGAGGAAGATGGGGTAAATTCCTGGCATGTACAGGATATCCTGAGTGTAAAAATATAAGAAAACTTCCTAATGATAAGAAGAAAGATACAGATAAAAAGAAATAA
- a CDS encoding prepilin-type N-terminal cleavage/methylation domain-containing protein translates to MKRRGFTLVELMIVIAIIGLLAAIALPKFSDVTSQAKAANVQGNLANVRTAIGIFYAKTETYPNFKGTSVYSDGDLSDVKSTGINGEEVYFTDVYNKSIMPSTPYSELITSKEDTWRHITTGSANNGGWTYSYDDGTITADLPDNAYGQGIVWSEF, encoded by the coding sequence ATGAAAAGAAGAGGTTTTACCCTAGTGGAACTTATGATAGTAATAGCAATAATAGGATTGCTGGCAGCAATAGCTCTTCCGAAATTCAGTGATGTGACTTCTCAAGCTAAGGCTGCAAATGTACAGGGGAATTTGGCAAATGTTAGGACAGCTATAGGTATTTTTTACGCAAAAACAGAAACATATCCTAATTTTAAGGGGACTAGCGTTTACAGTGATGGAGATCTTTCCGATGTGAAATCTACAGGTATAAACGGAGAAGAGGTTTATTTTACTGATGTTTATAATAAGAGCATAATGCCTTCAACACCTTATTCAGAGTTAATTACAAGTAAAGAAGATACCTGGCGACATATAACCACTGGAAGTGCAAATAACGGAGGGTGGACATATTCCTATGACGACGGGACAATAACAGCAGACCTTCCTGACAATGCCTACGGTCAGGGGATAGTCTGGTCTGAGTTTTAG
- the hslV gene encoding ATP-dependent protease subunit HslV: MEKFRATTIIAVKRDNKVAIAGDGQVTFGDTVFKSGAKKIRKIYDNTILMGFAGSAADAFALFDKFEGKLDEFGGNLKKASVELAKEWRHDKALRVLEAMLVVADKSSVLIVSGNGDVIEPDDGIAAIGSGGTYAYAAAKALVMHSKLEASQVVEEALKIAGNMCIYTNLNISVETL, translated from the coding sequence ATGGAAAAATTTAGAGCAACAACGATAATAGCTGTAAAGAGAGACAATAAGGTTGCCATAGCAGGAGACGGACAGGTGACCTTTGGAGATACGGTATTTAAAAGCGGGGCTAAGAAGATAAGAAAAATATACGACAATACCATACTCATGGGATTTGCAGGAAGTGCCGCTGATGCCTTTGCCCTGTTTGACAAATTCGAGGGGAAACTCGATGAATTTGGTGGCAATCTAAAAAAAGCATCTGTAGAGCTGGCAAAAGAGTGGAGACACGATAAGGCCCTGAGAGTCCTAGAAGCCATGCTTGTAGTAGCAGACAAAAGCAGTGTATTGATCGTGTCTGGAAACGGAGACGTAATAGAACCAGATGACGGAATAGCGGCAATCGGAAGCGGGGGTACTTATGCCTACGCTGCAGCCAAGGCCCTTGTTATGCACAGTAAATTAGAGGCTTCCCAGGTAGTAGAAGAAGCTCTCAAGATTGCTGGAAATATGTGTATATATACAAATCTCAACATCAGTGTTGAGACTCTTTAG